In one window of Tellurirhabdus rosea DNA:
- a CDS encoding thiol-disulfide oxidoreductase DCC family protein: MEKAIIFDDNCPMCRLYTKGFVKMGLLKEEQRLGNSGLADEAITTRVDPQRARHEIPLVDLQGGETLYGVDALLELLGSKSRAIRYLGSVRWVKMVLYRLYAFISYNRRIVVPTPADRWELMDFEPQFHARWRLLFLAVVFGLVGALHVTAVGTLKWSVVAGVAVQIGLVAAHLRHKRTPNYWEHLLDYTGHLGMSLLPAAVLLSIALPFGWTGLAVAGVALSIWQHYLRTQILGLSPWLTVIFAGIYFALMLT, from the coding sequence ATGGAAAAGGCTATAATCTTTGACGACAATTGCCCGATGTGCCGCCTGTATACAAAAGGCTTCGTCAAAATGGGCTTGTTGAAGGAAGAACAACGCTTAGGCAACAGCGGCCTCGCCGATGAAGCCATCACGACTCGGGTGGATCCACAACGGGCTCGCCACGAGATTCCGCTGGTGGATTTGCAGGGCGGAGAAACGCTCTACGGCGTAGATGCTTTGCTCGAACTGCTCGGCAGCAAAAGCCGCGCGATCCGGTATCTGGGCTCTGTCCGCTGGGTGAAGATGGTCCTGTACCGCCTGTATGCCTTCATTTCCTACAACCGCCGCATCGTGGTCCCGACGCCCGCCGACCGCTGGGAACTGATGGATTTTGAACCGCAATTTCACGCCCGGTGGCGCCTGTTGTTCCTGGCGGTGGTGTTTGGTCTGGTCGGGGCGCTGCATGTCACGGCTGTCGGGACGCTGAAGTGGTCCGTGGTGGCGGGTGTCGCGGTACAGATCGGACTTGTAGCCGCGCACCTTCGCCACAAACGAACGCCCAATTACTGGGAACACCTGCTTGATTACACGGGCCATCTGGGCATGAGCCTACTGCCGGCAGCCGTGCTGCTGAGTATTGCACTGCCATTTGGCTGGACCGGACTGGCGGTGGCCGGGGTGGCCCTGTCCATCTGGCAGCACTACCTCCGGACGCAGATCCTGGGCTTAAGCCCCTGGCTGACCGTGATTTTTGCAGGAATTTACTTCGCTCTGATGCTAACCTGA
- a CDS encoding glycoside hydrolase family 43 protein, whose translation MRFSYSILFLTFCFFAVSKPVAAQSRAGNPVFPGWYADPEVAVFGKEYWIFPTYSAPYKEQVFFDAFSSKDLKTWTKHTRILDTTAVRWAKRAMWAPAAVERKGKYFLFFGANDVHPGEIGGIGVAVADKPGGPYKDHLGKPLIGTIENGAQPIDQFVFRDKDGQDYLLYGGWGHCNIARLKPDFTGLLPFPDGKMFREITPKNYVEGPLMFIRNGKYYFMWSEGGWTGPNYSVAYAVSDSPFGPFERVGKILQQDPTVARGAGHHSVLQIPGTDEWYIVYHRRPLTETDGNHRETCIDRMEFDEKGFIKPVKITREGVEARRIK comes from the coding sequence ATGCGTTTTTCTTACTCCATCCTTTTTTTGACTTTCTGCTTTTTTGCCGTTTCCAAACCCGTTGCCGCCCAGTCGCGGGCGGGTAACCCCGTCTTTCCGGGCTGGTATGCCGACCCGGAGGTGGCTGTTTTTGGAAAAGAATACTGGATTTTTCCGACCTATTCCGCTCCGTATAAAGAGCAGGTGTTTTTCGATGCGTTTTCGTCCAAAGACCTGAAAACCTGGACAAAGCATACCCGGATTCTCGACACGACGGCCGTCCGCTGGGCCAAACGGGCCATGTGGGCCCCCGCGGCCGTAGAGCGAAAGGGCAAATACTTTCTGTTTTTTGGGGCCAACGACGTGCATCCGGGCGAAATCGGCGGCATCGGCGTAGCGGTGGCGGACAAACCGGGCGGGCCGTATAAGGACCATCTGGGCAAACCGCTCATCGGGACGATTGAGAACGGGGCGCAGCCCATCGACCAGTTTGTGTTTCGGGATAAGGACGGACAGGATTATCTGCTCTACGGCGGCTGGGGCCATTGCAACATTGCCCGCCTCAAGCCCGATTTCACCGGCTTGCTGCCGTTCCCGGACGGAAAGATGTTCCGCGAGATAACCCCGAAAAATTACGTGGAAGGCCCGTTGATGTTCATTCGCAACGGCAAGTATTATTTTATGTGGTCGGAGGGAGGCTGGACGGGCCCGAATTATTCGGTGGCTTATGCCGTGTCGGATTCGCCTTTTGGTCCCTTTGAGCGCGTCGGCAAGATTCTCCAGCAGGACCCGACCGTGGCCCGGGGAGCCGGTCACCACTCCGTGCTGCAGATTCCCGGCACCGACGAATGGTACATCGTCTACCACCGCCGCCCGCTGACCGAAACCGACGGTAACCACCGCGAAACCTGCATCGACCGGATGGAATTCGACGAAAAAGGCTTCATCAAGCCGGTGAAAATTACGCGGGAAGGAGTAGAGGCGCGGCGAATCAAGTGA
- the guaA gene encoding glutamine-hydrolyzing GMP synthase, translated as MATEQILILDFGSQYTQLIARRVRELNVYCEIHPYNNIPPITPDVKGVILSGSPCSVRDADAPMIDLAAFRGQQPLLGVCYGAQMLAQTSGGQVQPSSIREYGRAKLGTVDLASPLLHGIDPHSQVWMSHGDTIMDIPEGFRVIASTDTVRVAAFDVEGEPTFGIQFHPEVTHSLQGKQLLKNFVVDICGCSQNWTSESFVESTVAALKAKLGDGKVVMGLSGGVDSSVAAMLIHRAIGKNLYCIFVDNGLLRKDEFEQVLDSYQHLGLNVKGVDTKARFYEALAGLTDPEAKRKAIGKTFIDVFDHEAHLIEDVKWLGQGTIYPDVIESVSVKGPSATIKSHHNVGGLPDFMKLKVVEPLNTLFKDEVRAVGKTLGIPDAILGRHPFPGPGLAIRILGDITAEKVAILQEVDALFINGLKKYGLYDQVWQAGAMLLPIQSVGVMGDERTYERVVALRAVTSVDGMTADWAHLPYEFLADISNEIINRVKGVNRVVYDISSKPPATIEWE; from the coding sequence ATGGCCACCGAGCAGATTCTCATTCTCGATTTTGGTTCGCAGTACACCCAATTGATTGCCCGCCGGGTGCGGGAACTGAATGTCTACTGCGAAATTCACCCCTACAACAACATCCCGCCGATTACGCCTGACGTCAAAGGAGTTATCCTGTCGGGCAGCCCGTGTTCCGTCCGCGACGCCGACGCACCGATGATCGACCTGGCGGCCTTCCGGGGCCAGCAGCCGCTGCTCGGCGTTTGTTACGGCGCGCAGATGCTGGCGCAGACCAGCGGCGGGCAGGTACAGCCTTCGTCCATTCGCGAGTACGGCCGGGCCAAACTGGGCACCGTCGATCTGGCAAGTCCGCTCCTGCACGGCATCGACCCGCATTCGCAGGTCTGGATGTCGCACGGCGATACGATCATGGACATTCCCGAAGGCTTCCGGGTGATCGCCTCCACGGACACCGTTCGGGTGGCGGCCTTCGATGTGGAAGGCGAGCCGACCTTCGGCATCCAGTTCCACCCCGAGGTGACGCACTCCCTGCAGGGCAAACAGCTTCTGAAAAACTTTGTGGTCGATATCTGCGGCTGTTCGCAAAACTGGACTTCAGAGTCGTTTGTGGAAAGCACCGTGGCGGCCCTGAAAGCAAAACTGGGCGACGGCAAGGTGGTGATGGGACTCTCGGGCGGCGTGGATTCGTCGGTCGCGGCGATGCTGATTCACCGGGCCATCGGGAAAAACCTCTACTGCATTTTTGTCGATAACGGCCTGCTGCGCAAAGACGAGTTCGAACAGGTTCTGGACTCTTACCAGCACCTGGGCCTGAACGTCAAAGGCGTGGATACCAAAGCCCGTTTCTACGAAGCACTGGCCGGCCTGACCGATCCGGAAGCCAAGCGCAAAGCCATCGGCAAGACGTTCATCGACGTTTTTGACCACGAAGCGCACCTGATTGAAGACGTGAAATGGCTCGGCCAGGGAACGATTTATCCGGACGTAATCGAATCGGTTTCGGTGAAAGGTCCTTCGGCCACCATCAAATCGCACCATAACGTAGGCGGACTGCCGGACTTCATGAAACTGAAGGTCGTGGAGCCGCTCAATACCCTGTTCAAAGATGAGGTTCGGGCCGTTGGAAAAACGCTCGGCATCCCGGACGCGATTCTGGGCCGTCACCCGTTCCCCGGACCGGGCTTAGCCATCCGGATTCTGGGCGACATCACGGCCGAGAAAGTGGCGATTCTGCAGGAAGTGGATGCACTCTTCATCAACGGCCTCAAAAAATACGGCCTCTACGACCAGGTTTGGCAGGCCGGCGCGATGCTGCTGCCGATCCAGTCCGTGGGCGTTATGGGCGACGAGCGGACCTACGAACGGGTCGTGGCGCTGCGGGCCGTCACCAGCGTCGACGGCATGACCGCCGACTGGGCGCACCTGCCCTACGAGTTCCTGGCCGATATTTCCAACGAAATCATCAACCGCGTCAAAGGCGTCAACCGGGTAGTCTACGACATCTCCAGCAAACCGCCGGCCACCATTGAGTGGGAATAA
- a CDS encoding DUF7683 domain-containing protein: MITEVYAVQRVISVFDRYSSEFVSMVPVRHFELEKFLYTFEVPSNDPMMYEFYEIRPEHLYALRNEEIYFDFDRYNYYVECAISE; this comes from the coding sequence ATGATAACAGAGGTTTACGCAGTACAGCGGGTAATTTCCGTATTCGACCGATATTCGTCGGAATTTGTAAGCATGGTGCCCGTCCGGCATTTTGAACTCGAAAAGTTCCTGTACACTTTTGAGGTGCCTTCGAATGATCCCATGATGTACGAATTCTACGAAATCCGGCCCGAACATCTGTACGCGTTGCGAAACGAAGAGATTTATTTTGACTTCGACCGGTATAATTACTACGTCGAGTGCGCCATTAGCGAATAG